One genomic segment of Hordeum vulgare subsp. vulgare chromosome 2H, MorexV3_pseudomolecules_assembly, whole genome shotgun sequence includes these proteins:
- the LOC123427391 gene encoding probable metal-nicotianamine transporter YSL16, which translates to MGSRRFHPRSVAAAAEELELLAPRAFEGAEMDRHDLGASGEIEKTPREAAADMESEPAGAARAAERVPPWREQVTVRGMVAALLIGVVYTVIVMKLSLTTGLVPTLNVSAALLAFLALRGWTHALHRLGIASRPFTRQENTVVQTCAVACYTIGFGGGFGSFLLGLDKKTYELSGVNTPGNVPGSYKEPGIGWMMGFLLAISFVGLLTLLPLRKVLVIDYKLTYPSGTATAVLINGFHTPQGDKNARQQVRGFLKYFGISFFWSFFQWFYTGGDFCGFLQFPTFGLKAWKQTFFFDFSLTYVGAGMICSHLVNLSLLFGAVLSWGVMWPLMSKQEGKWYSAKASASSMTGLYGYKAFLCIALLIGDGFYNFLKVILVTLKSIHEKSQRGRLNRVADEDSVAIDDLQRNEVFNRDNIPAWVAYAGYALLSAVAVVAIPLMFREVKWYFVVIAYLLAPALGFCNAYGTGLTDMNMGYNYGKVALFVFAAWAGKDNGVVAGLVTCGLVKQLVLVSADLMHDFKTAHLTLTSPRSMVVGQAVGTLMGCVVAPLTFFLFYEAFDVGNPDGYWKAPYALIYRNMAILGVEGFSALPRHCLQLCAAFFAFAVLANLARDFLPRRFGRFVPLPMAMAVPFLVGASFAIDMCVGSLVVFLWHKLDGKKAALLIPAVASGLICGDGIWIFPSSLLALAKIKPPMCMKFTPGS; encoded by the exons ATGGGCTCACGGCGTTTCCATCCCCGCAGCgtagccgccgccgccgaggaGCTCGAGCTGCTGGCCCCGAGGGCCTTCGAGGGAGCCGAAATGGACCGGCACGACCTGGGCGCGTCCGGCGAGATCGAGAAGACGCCGCGCGAGGCCGCGGCGGACATGGAGTCGGAGCCGGCGGGGGCGGCGCGGGCGGCGGAGCGCGTGCCGCCGTGGCGCGAGCAGGTGACGGTCCGCGGGATGGTGGCGGCGCTGCTGATCGGCGTGGTGTACACCGTGATCGTCATGAAGCTCAGCCTCACCACGGGGCTCGTCCCCACGCTCAACGTCTCCGCCGCGCTGCTCGCCTTCCTCGCGCTCCGCGGCTGGACGCACGCGCTCCACCGCCTCGGCATTGCGTCCCGCCCCTTCACCCGCCAGGAGAACACCGTCGTCCAGACCTGCGCCGTCGCCTGCTACACCATCGGCTTCGGCG GCGGGTTCGGGTCCTTCTTGCTGGGGCTGGACAAGAAGACGTACGAGCTGTCCGGGGTGAACACGCCGGGCAACGTGCCGGGGAGCTACAAGGAGCCCGGCATCGGctggatgatgggcttcctcctcGCCATCAGCTTCGTCGGCCTCCTCACCCTGCTCCCCCTCAGAAAG GTACTGGTGATCGACTACAAGCTAACCTACCCAAGTGGGACTGCCACTGCCGTGCTCATAAACGGATTCCACACACCTCAAGGAGATAAGAATGCAAG GCAGCAGGTCCGTGGGTTCCTCAAGTACTTTGGGATCAGCTTCTTCTGGAGCTTCTTCCAGTGGTTCTACACCGGCGGCGACTTCTGTGGGTTCCTCCAATTCCCCACCTTCGGGCTCAAAGCCTGGAAGCAAAC ATTTTTCTTCGACTTCAGCCTGACGTATGTCGGCGCCGGGATGATCTGCTCGCACCTCGTCAACCTCTCTCTCCTCTTCGGCGCCGTCCTCTCCTGGGGCGTAATGTGGCCGCTCATGAGCAAGCAGGAGGGGAAGTGGTACTCGGCTAAGGCGTCTGCCAGCAGCATGACAGGCCTGTACGGCTACAAG GCCTTCCTCTGCATTGCGCTGCTCATTGGCGACGGCTTCTACAACTTCCTCAAAGTCATCCTCGTCACCCTCAAGAGCATACACGAGAAATCGCAGCGCGGCCGTCTCAACAGAG TGGCGGATGAGGACTCAGTGGCCATCGACGACCTGCAGCGCAACGAGGTGTTCAACAGGGACAACATCCCGGCGTGGGTGGCCTACGCCGGGTACGCCCTGCTCagcgcggtggcggtggtggccaTCCCGCTCATGTTCCGGGAGGTGAAGTGGTACTTCGTGGTGATCGCCTACCTGCTGGCGCCGGCGCTCGGGTTCTGCAACGCCTACGGCACCGGGCTCACCGACATGAACATGGGGTACAACTACGGCAAGGTGGCGCTGTTCGTGTTCGCGGCGTGGGCGGGGAAGGACAACGGCGTGGTGGCCGGGCTGGTCACCTGCGGGCTGGTGAAGCAGCTGGTGCTCGTCTCGGCCGACCTCATGCACGACTTCAAGACGGCGCACCTGACGCTGACGTCGCCGCGGTCGATGGTGGTCGGGCAGGCCGTGGGCACGCTCATGGGCTGCGTCGTGGCGCCGCtcaccttcttcctcttctacgAGGCCTTCGACGTGGGCAACCCGGACGGGTACTGGAAGGCGCCCTACGCGCTCATCTACCGCAACATGGCCATCCTCGGCGTGGAGGGCTTCTCGGCGCTGCCGAGGCACTGCCTGCAGCTCTGCGCCGCCTTCTTCGCCTTCGCCGTGCTGGCCAACCTGGCGAGGGACTTCTTGCCGCGGCGGTTCGGGAGGTTCGTGCCGCTGCCCATGGCCATGGCCGTGCCGTTCCTCGTCGGCGCCAGCTTCGCCATCGACATGTGCGTGGGGAGCCTCGTCGTGTTCCTATGGCACAAGCTCGACGGGAAGAAGGCCGCGCTGCTCATACCGGCGGTGGCCTCCGGCCTCATCTGCGGCGACGGGATATGGATATTCCCGTCGTCGCTGCTCGCGCTGGCCAAGATCAAGCCGCCGATGTGCATGAAGTTCACGCCCGGAAGCTAG